In Reichenbachiella agarivorans, one genomic interval encodes:
- a CDS encoding Ig-like domain-containing protein yields the protein MRNSTNKKRFNILFVLVAFLTLGGIQAWAQPTVLSVTATSTTTIDITFDQDVVFTSSSVDFATGISGTGLDVSGADATVSNDVITVTLSIALSGTDFEITDASFTIADNTVEDVATSMPIIGFVGQNLTDGQAPVLQSATAISNTEIALQYSEDIDGVSLDHDDGIAISGGVTVTGIALDTDNSVVIVTVDDLGGTDYTGTLDITLDAGDVIEDVNGNSAADASGFAISDGQAPVLQSATAISNTEIALQYSEDIDGVSLDHDDGMVISGGVAVTSIALDTDNSVVIVTVDDLGGTDYTGTLDITLDAGDVIEDANGNSAADASGFAISDGQAPVLQSATAISNTEIALQYSEDIDGVSLGHDDGIVISGGVAVTSIALDTDNSMVIVTVDDLGGTDYTGTLDITLDAGDVIEDANGNSAADALGFAISDGQAPIMVGNILAIDNSYIDIEFSEPVYASGGGALAAAIGTEFTFDFNANGGGASNVTVGSITKTGGGALAGGETTIRFNLNVTGTPDGSEDISITVLSAAVVKDASDVFMSAGQMIGPINLTPDESFIVKNGTNNTISSIQNTDPGTTSDAIVFSFSITNPVVGGSSQDFRFTGMTFTPGADNDFAWDDVIAGARLEYDGDPTNDFIVQTTIGASSIVFTGIDNGNGNWGDIDAGGSTKTYNLKIWLKSTVADPETLDDASLKLQFELSGDNIVFTSSSTLDNNSTASSDQIDVEVVGTKLIFDASDDPTGGSFELTDFITATIIAVDANNNYDVDETSSISVVHTTGSGTFTGTSSASMTNGEVTFSDLNIDSPGTGNVLTFSGVGFTDVVANNITILDTDPPIVNTLSPLNNATAVSLNGTLTVTFNENIQAGSGSITIVEQSVPPNNTVINITNTSMVNISGTTLTITPPAFNSSSSYYVVIPNGVITDTNGNAFAGIVTNNGWAFSTADEIALTSVSKLSATELILTFNRNINLVGSEETDFLVKDTKGAGSDFVSSALATHAASQVKLTVADLSAAVGDLSLSFVKSTTEIQDQANAANFLGDFSSYIIDTDQIAPSMLSAVVSSDTDITISFDDIVQVAGLNPTDFTVVDGEGSYPVTAVSDGTAYDADIVISMSGGGLSSGISNLTISYNNAHNEVMDYGNNPAPSASLVIDTFAPKFDIETASAEDATIKLTFNTDETGDIYYVIVADGSTAPTAAEVKLQQASGGGAPLASGTIDVSSITTDYTRTAILSPNTVYDVYYIVEDKVLFNQSAVASFNNVTTGGVTVTTALWTDLCLDGVAEAGNAGFTDVVIAEGIANDIKAGTAVNYLIKLPTNFEFNELVGAIDVNGSTEITGYSVSYPAANLLQIEYTASAASLLELNTITITGLEIRAKNTVTTSVNFTRFGGTANIFGANIGNPAFVLGTVSSKARPAAPTINLAGTGDVTNDQFRIDPNGTFDLTASGTGGTFDWTYLNGSAAQSGSTATVDETGWVAGTFPNNFSASTFGLYTVQVTETVDGCVSDISDVDIAVFGISLNPNTTAFTDDDNVGTVITMDFPSAGHSGDFNGSGLVSENINAATNSASVRFKPSAVGDVDSPYNITYTLTRNFDAKQFLISQLLYVSDADENLFTNTVEQYFCESTVSVNMDVDANPSNEPANVWFYELEAFMSDGGGGYTELVGAGDPLTAPGGGSVPITADWPTDGWNFNPSVSGPGNFRIVRFFAPNGAFSPEGVKNPLGNVDITVYDLPVLEIENKLANDFCVDDAGVALKADIKHGVNTTTDITFTQYRIVKETTPGSKNFNTANYVTIPSGSLDFSAIADGSLGASLALSGLGSSYQIEVASIEAQDPGVNSSNLSCTNTATAIFTLHQVPNKPVLDMATMGVGYDQGTNDYVVEYCDLDNPVDFVVSGQDATTKVIWYEDDGFGGLGTLIHEEVTSSTTVYELFGTINPAVGSHTFYFTQVHYTDLTGFTGCESDFSTLTVEIYPTPSDPVVDVSAVGADVVGGVYTFEYCQGAIDDIVISSPSTQIGEEFYDWYDSDGISIIDGFGVGDLDANGVGDGLGEGLISSIGNVSITGSEFFGHFGEDPNSPTSGTYTLYVAKRENRNLNGVFDGCSSMLKQINVVIYPIPAAPTLTDALSDINVCSGELNLNTRIAPTDPILTPHASLVRYSWYDASTGGSAIASADGTDVTYADVVPSLTAETGSTPTNGGSGYYELSSTYHAMAYLSQTTNYLGSSKLTTDFAGCESPTRSLVDITMYPLASAPVVKGPSDNGAYTGGIDEVLNFEAGALSATNTFTASTTFVPDVTFEQNFNWFISNDLGAKFGQIAIAYSRDASAQANELGLTGIPTDVNSYFLINQTTFIETSGDFVGCQSDYAKLQVNTWDEPSTPTEFNNRTEIYYCFEDAVQAIRVKNNASDDGEPNLKFVWYRSEADAVARTNPLTSTNMTGLEGEYINPVDLITDETRTDGGTNLSGTPEVGEYTFYVAVNKDSGTSGSDQNFIGAESTPVRITISVRSVPSTPILVNNAPTICEGATIPSFQVLNSAGQRFTWIYDANDNDIIDDTPQVNEAFASSYTPLNTTDGVYTYFVSQLTDKNIGGSTFAGCESEYLSFDFTVNNIPVKPIVTGNSGDNTYLYCANETITTLDIGNMSDYNAGVTFQWFTNAGLSSQIFSSQSIDGSQILANNHPSFPTVSSATDIDLKYYAIAIEGGCKSSQFDNTLAADVTLSINPLPNITINLPNIETGTRSAAGEYCVSRDEVILTGYIGVTPVNSGTYTVSSGMTAINDYGDGTGGFLPSIAHYLTDDNGIVGTEEGGDPTVHTVTLTYTDASSSCSNSVSKEVKVNPLAQLALVSNEIGFTDLAFPEFVICESYDDFVIEATADVVGDDGKYYINGVNLPVTSGTINKATFDPLRWGSQEVGQDIKTLSGGGFNADYTVRFEYKDQRGCSNSVEKVITLYDQPEVNFDVEGGCVDPNVKFSAFVETGSGYNESDLSYLWNWKSANGGDVPLYNIDGTMEVNNLRELTKKLEITGSSFEEIFTANLYATHTFSTSSPQNECTSLLVDEITSKEVEVLISPSVAFVWDSVTVNQETSFFVNELLLESNRIARIGMNFDYLTDTVWYSVPSSILADEDFEPIYYTYNSVGKHKVSVTLSTENNCKSSLQRDVNILPLIEVTPDQPYFQAFEQGSFEPDNDGWYIETLKDDAINIIDETGSMALRMSSWVWSATDFSTIIASDPEKPTSGLYGWSTLNQNGNNRYLGGEDSWLYSPAFDLSGLEKPMVSFNVLYNFEDAKDGVVFQYSIDNGQSWKALGSNEGGVNGIKSGLEWYNWDNVGADPGNQQETQNDNTLTSVGWSGAGDQLTWASARHSLNVIPGDRKHVQFRFAIASTAETSTPKPFGFAFDDFVIQERSKNVLVEQFYSIADGATATNAATQLLDTNIQSLLQASGLIDDQLTITYHISIDDEFKDPFNALNKSDPAARRSWYNVDNVSSFIDGDEGTATPTASNPLTWTEIDLTLSSLEDPGFLIEVIPDPSATEGQIKGAVKFTINKPEGLAAGEELVAYVAIIEQEVAQSIGGIDFHKNVLRKMLPDASGKYIKLANDVANGESLALGSTTDADGDVTTLNVQWDIANIADDNQLAAVLFIQNRQTKEIYQAKILRAGGASSESAFISSKATVANNILDVEDDVNSIVDFKMYPNPSDQLVTIQFDTVMPEGIQWVIYDQTGRVFENGQMSAGLDKFQLSTHNYPSGVYYVSLKGAQYKFDYKKLMIHH from the coding sequence ATGAGAAATTCTACTAACAAAAAAAGATTTAATATATTATTCGTACTGGTCGCATTCCTGACTTTGGGTGGAATACAGGCATGGGCTCAACCAACTGTATTGAGCGTAACAGCTACCTCTACAACTACCATAGATATAACTTTTGATCAGGATGTAGTATTTACATCGTCGTCTGTGGATTTTGCAACGGGCATTTCTGGGACAGGTTTGGATGTGTCAGGTGCTGACGCAACAGTTAGTAATGATGTTATTACAGTGACTTTAAGTATTGCTTTATCAGGTACTGACTTTGAGATCACGGATGCTTCATTTACCATAGCTGACAATACCGTGGAAGATGTTGCAACGAGTATGCCTATTATAGGTTTCGTTGGACAAAACCTCACTGATGGTCAAGCACCGGTATTACAGAGTGCTACAGCGATCAGCAATACAGAGATTGCCTTACAATACAGTGAAGACATTGATGGAGTGAGTCTTGATCATGATGATGGTATTGCAATCAGTGGAGGAGTGACAGTCACAGGCATCGCGTTAGATACAGATAATTCTGTGGTGATCGTGACTGTAGATGATTTGGGAGGTACTGATTATACAGGAACTTTGGATATCACCTTGGATGCAGGAGATGTCATAGAGGATGTGAATGGCAACAGTGCAGCAGATGCATCAGGTTTTGCGATCTCAGATGGTCAAGCACCAGTATTACAGAGTGCTACAGCGATCAGCAATACAGAGATTGCCTTACAATACAGTGAAGACATTGATGGAGTGAGTCTTGATCATGATGATGGCATGGTTATCAGTGGAGGAGTGGCAGTCACAAGCATCGCTTTGGATACAGATAATTCTGTGGTGATAGTGACTGTAGATGATTTGGGTGGCACGGACTATACAGGAACTTTGGATATCACCTTGGATGCAGGAGATGTCATAGAGGATGCGAATGGCAACAGTGCAGCAGATGCATCAGGTTTTGCGATCTCAGATGGTCAAGCACCGGTATTACAGAGTGCTACAGCGATCAGCAATACAGAGATTGCCTTACAATACAGTGAAGACATTGATGGAGTGAGTCTTGGTCATGATGATGGTATTGTAATCAGTGGAGGAGTGGCAGTCACAAGCATCGCTTTAGATACAGATAATTCTATGGTGATCGTGACTGTAGATGATTTGGGAGGTACAGATTATACAGGAACTTTGGATATCACCTTGGATGCAGGAGATGTCATAGAGGATGCGAATGGCAACAGTGCAGCAGATGCATTAGGTTTTGCGATCTCAGATGGTCAAGCTCCTATTATGGTAGGAAATATTTTGGCTATTGATAATTCATACATCGATATAGAATTTAGTGAACCAGTATATGCCTCAGGTGGAGGAGCTTTGGCTGCTGCTATTGGAACAGAGTTTACCTTTGATTTCAATGCCAACGGAGGGGGAGCTTCGAATGTAACAGTTGGAAGTATAACCAAAACTGGAGGAGGAGCATTGGCTGGAGGTGAAACCACGATTCGATTCAATTTGAACGTGACAGGTACTCCAGATGGGAGTGAAGACATAAGTATAACCGTGTTGAGTGCAGCAGTAGTAAAAGATGCATCTGATGTCTTTATGTCTGCAGGTCAGATGATTGGTCCCATTAATTTAACTCCTGATGAAAGTTTTATTGTTAAAAATGGCACGAATAATACGATTTCATCTATTCAGAATACTGATCCTGGTACTACCTCAGATGCCATTGTGTTTTCGTTTAGTATTACGAATCCAGTTGTAGGAGGGAGCAGTCAAGATTTTCGATTTACAGGAATGACGTTTACTCCTGGGGCAGACAACGATTTTGCTTGGGATGATGTAATTGCGGGAGCAAGATTGGAATATGATGGAGACCCTACCAATGACTTTATTGTCCAAACGACAATTGGAGCAAGCAGTATTGTCTTTACAGGTATTGACAATGGCAATGGCAATTGGGGAGATATTGATGCAGGAGGTTCTACAAAAACTTACAATTTAAAAATATGGTTGAAATCTACCGTTGCTGATCCTGAAACGCTGGATGATGCCTCTTTAAAATTGCAGTTTGAATTGTCTGGAGACAATATAGTATTTACTAGTTCATCCACTTTGGATAATAATTCTACTGCATCTTCAGATCAGATAGACGTAGAGGTGGTAGGTACTAAGCTCATTTTTGATGCAAGTGACGATCCTACTGGAGGTAGTTTTGAACTGACAGATTTCATCACAGCTACAATTATTGCTGTAGATGCGAATAATAACTACGACGTAGATGAAACCTCGTCTATTTCAGTGGTTCATACTACTGGTTCTGGTACGTTTACAGGAACATCTTCTGCATCCATGACCAATGGAGAAGTAACATTCTCTGACCTCAATATTGACTCACCTGGTACTGGCAATGTACTTACTTTCTCAGGAGTAGGATTTACCGATGTGGTGGCAAACAACATTACCATATTAGATACCGATCCTCCAATAGTAAATACCCTCTCTCCATTAAATAATGCTACCGCGGTATCACTCAATGGCACTTTGACGGTTACTTTCAATGAAAATATTCAGGCTGGTTCAGGTTCGATTACGATAGTGGAGCAATCTGTACCACCTAACAATACGGTGATCAATATTACCAATACCTCTATGGTTAATATTTCGGGCACGACACTTACCATTACACCACCTGCGTTTAATTCATCTTCTTCTTACTATGTGGTGATACCAAACGGGGTGATTACAGATACCAATGGAAATGCTTTTGCTGGGATTGTAACCAACAATGGTTGGGCCTTTAGTACTGCCGATGAAATAGCGTTGACTAGTGTGAGCAAGTTGAGTGCAACTGAATTGATATTGACTTTTAATAGGAATATTAACCTAGTAGGTTCAGAAGAAACTGACTTTTTGGTGAAAGATACAAAGGGTGCAGGAAGTGATTTTGTATCAAGCGCGCTTGCGACTCATGCAGCCAGTCAAGTAAAATTAACAGTTGCTGATTTGAGTGCTGCCGTGGGAGATCTTAGTTTATCTTTTGTCAAATCTACAACAGAAATACAAGACCAAGCAAATGCGGCTAATTTTTTGGGGGATTTTAGTTCATACATTATTGATACTGATCAGATAGCACCAAGTATGCTCAGTGCGGTAGTGAGTAGCGATACAGATATTACTATTTCTTTTGATGACATTGTTCAAGTTGCGGGGTTGAATCCAACTGATTTTACTGTTGTGGATGGAGAAGGATCCTACCCAGTGACAGCTGTATCTGATGGCACAGCTTATGACGCAGATATAGTGATCTCTATGAGTGGAGGAGGCTTGAGTAGTGGAATTAGCAATTTGACTATATCCTATAACAATGCCCATAATGAAGTCATGGACTATGGAAATAATCCAGCACCAAGTGCCTCCTTGGTGATTGATACTTTTGCTCCTAAGTTTGATATAGAAACAGCTAGTGCAGAAGATGCAACGATTAAGTTGACTTTCAACACAGACGAAACAGGAGATATATACTATGTAATTGTTGCTGATGGATCGACTGCACCCACCGCAGCAGAAGTGAAATTACAACAGGCATCTGGTGGAGGAGCTCCATTGGCCTCTGGTACAATAGATGTCTCCAGTATAACGACTGACTACACGAGGACAGCCATTCTTAGTCCTAATACAGTTTATGATGTCTATTATATAGTGGAAGACAAAGTATTATTCAACCAGTCAGCAGTTGCCAGTTTCAACAATGTCACCACTGGTGGTGTCACAGTTACCACAGCTTTGTGGACAGACTTGTGTTTAGACGGAGTAGCCGAGGCTGGAAATGCTGGATTTACCGACGTAGTGATTGCCGAAGGTATTGCCAATGATATCAAAGCAGGAACGGCAGTCAACTATCTGATTAAGTTGCCCACCAATTTTGAATTTAATGAATTGGTTGGAGCGATAGATGTGAATGGTTCAACAGAAATAACAGGGTATAGTGTGAGTTATCCTGCTGCTAATTTGCTTCAAATAGAATATACAGCCTCTGCAGCTTCTTTACTTGAGTTGAATACAATCACTATCACAGGGTTAGAGATAAGAGCAAAAAATACTGTGACTACTTCTGTAAACTTTACACGATTTGGAGGAACTGCTAATATTTTTGGAGCCAATATAGGAAATCCTGCATTTGTATTGGGAACTGTTTCAAGCAAGGCAAGACCTGCTGCTCCCACGATTAATCTGGCAGGCACAGGAGATGTGACCAACGATCAATTTAGAATTGACCCAAATGGTACTTTTGACTTAACAGCGTCTGGCACTGGAGGGACTTTTGATTGGACTTATTTGAATGGTTCAGCGGCACAGTCTGGTAGTACCGCAACTGTGGATGAAACAGGCTGGGTTGCAGGTACATTCCCAAACAATTTTTCAGCTTCGACATTTGGCCTATATACTGTCCAAGTAACTGAAACTGTCGATGGCTGTGTGAGTGATATTTCCGATGTTGATATTGCAGTTTTTGGTATTAGTTTGAATCCAAATACCACGGCTTTTACCGATGATGATAATGTAGGGACTGTGATTACTATGGATTTTCCAAGTGCGGGTCATAGTGGTGATTTCAATGGGTCTGGGTTAGTTTCTGAAAACATTAACGCGGCTACTAACTCTGCCAGTGTGAGATTCAAGCCTAGTGCTGTAGGAGATGTTGATTCCCCATACAACATCACCTATACCTTGACTAGAAATTTTGATGCCAAGCAATTTCTGATCTCTCAACTTTTGTATGTGTCTGATGCGGATGAGAATTTATTTACTAATACCGTTGAGCAGTACTTCTGCGAATCCACAGTCAGTGTAAACATGGATGTGGATGCAAATCCAAGTAATGAGCCTGCAAACGTGTGGTTTTATGAGTTGGAAGCTTTCATGTCTGATGGTGGAGGTGGTTATACAGAATTAGTTGGCGCTGGTGATCCTTTGACAGCTCCAGGAGGTGGATCAGTTCCAATCACAGCCGATTGGCCTACGGATGGATGGAACTTCAACCCCTCTGTGAGTGGACCAGGAAATTTTAGAATTGTTAGATTTTTTGCTCCTAATGGTGCTTTTTCTCCTGAAGGTGTAAAGAATCCTTTGGGTAATGTGGACATCACCGTTTATGATCTTCCTGTTTTGGAGATTGAAAACAAACTTGCTAATGATTTTTGTGTTGATGATGCAGGTGTGGCTTTAAAGGCCGATATCAAACATGGGGTCAATACAACTACCGATATTACCTTTACGCAATACCGAATCGTCAAAGAGACAACTCCAGGTTCGAAAAATTTTAACACTGCCAATTATGTGACTATTCCCTCTGGAAGCTTAGATTTTTCAGCGATTGCTGACGGTTCTTTGGGGGCATCTCTTGCGCTATCAGGCCTAGGTTCTAGTTATCAAATAGAAGTTGCTTCAATTGAAGCGCAGGATCCAGGAGTGAATTCTAGTAACCTGAGTTGCACCAATACTGCAACGGCAATTTTCACCTTACATCAAGTACCGAACAAACCTGTTTTAGACATGGCTACCATGGGAGTAGGTTATGATCAAGGGACTAATGATTATGTAGTAGAATATTGTGACTTAGACAATCCGGTAGATTTTGTAGTGTCGGGTCAAGATGCCACGACCAAGGTTATTTGGTATGAAGATGATGGTTTTGGCGGGTTAGGAACACTCATTCATGAAGAAGTCACTTCTTCCACCACGGTTTATGAACTTTTTGGAACCATTAATCCAGCAGTAGGTTCACATACTTTTTATTTTACTCAGGTTCATTATACTGATCTTACAGGTTTTACAGGTTGTGAGAGTGATTTCTCTACACTCACCGTTGAGATATACCCCACACCAAGTGATCCAGTAGTGGATGTCAGTGCAGTAGGTGCTGATGTGGTTGGGGGTGTATATACTTTTGAATATTGCCAAGGAGCTATTGATGATATTGTGATTTCCTCGCCATCTACACAAATAGGTGAAGAGTTTTATGATTGGTATGATAGTGATGGTATCTCGATTATTGATGGGTTTGGCGTAGGAGACCTTGATGCCAATGGTGTTGGTGACGGGCTTGGAGAAGGTTTGATCAGCTCAATTGGTAATGTGTCAATTACTGGGAGTGAATTTTTTGGTCATTTTGGTGAAGATCCAAATAGTCCAACATCTGGGACTTATACCCTATATGTTGCGAAAAGAGAAAATAGAAATCTTAATGGAGTCTTTGATGGTTGCTCTAGTATGTTAAAGCAAATCAACGTGGTGATATATCCGATTCCTGCTGCTCCTACATTGACAGATGCTTTGTCTGATATCAATGTTTGCTCTGGAGAATTGAATCTCAATACAAGAATCGCACCTACCGATCCGATATTAACCCCTCATGCTAGTTTGGTTAGATACTCTTGGTATGATGCGAGCACTGGAGGCAGTGCGATTGCAAGTGCAGATGGTACGGATGTCACTTATGCGGATGTGGTACCTAGTTTAACTGCTGAGACTGGAAGTACACCTACCAATGGAGGTAGCGGATATTATGAATTGTCGAGCACCTATCATGCTATGGCATATTTGTCTCAAACGACTAATTATTTAGGGTCAAGTAAGTTGACAACTGATTTTGCTGGATGTGAAAGTCCTACACGTTCCTTGGTGGATATTACAATGTATCCATTAGCATCCGCGCCTGTAGTCAAAGGTCCATCTGACAATGGTGCGTACACTGGAGGAATTGATGAAGTTCTCAATTTTGAAGCTGGTGCATTGTCTGCTACCAATACTTTTACCGCATCTACCACTTTTGTGCCTGATGTCACCTTTGAACAGAATTTTAATTGGTTTATTTCCAATGATTTGGGAGCTAAATTTGGTCAGATAGCGATAGCATACAGTAGAGATGCTTCAGCACAGGCCAATGAATTGGGGCTAACAGGAATACCTACGGATGTTAATAGTTATTTTCTGATCAATCAGACGACTTTCATAGAGACCAGTGGTGATTTTGTGGGTTGTCAAAGTGACTATGCCAAACTACAGGTCAATACTTGGGACGAACCCTCAACCCCGACCGAATTCAACAACAGAACTGAAATATATTACTGTTTTGAAGATGCAGTGCAAGCAATACGAGTAAAAAATAACGCATCGGACGATGGTGAACCTAACTTGAAATTTGTTTGGTACAGATCCGAAGCAGATGCAGTGGCTAGAACCAACCCACTCACTAGTACTAATATGACTGGTTTGGAAGGGGAATACATCAATCCAGTAGATTTGATAACTGATGAGACTCGTACTGATGGTGGAACCAACTTGAGTGGAACTCCAGAGGTTGGAGAATATACTTTCTATGTAGCAGTTAATAAGGACTCTGGCACTTCAGGTAGTGATCAGAATTTTATTGGAGCTGAGAGTACTCCTGTAAGAATCACTATTTCAGTCAGATCAGTGCCAAGTACTCCTATCCTGGTGAACAATGCCCCTACAATATGTGAAGGAGCGACAATACCTTCTTTTCAGGTCTTGAATTCTGCAGGACAGAGATTTACTTGGATATACGATGCGAATGACAATGATATAATCGATGATACCCCTCAGGTGAATGAAGCTTTTGCTTCTAGCTATACTCCGCTAAACACCACAGATGGCGTGTACACATATTTTGTATCACAGTTGACTGATAAAAACATTGGAGGATCTACGTTCGCGGGATGTGAGAGTGAGTACTTGAGTTTTGATTTCACGGTTAACAACATACCAGTAAAACCAATTGTGACAGGTAACAGTGGTGATAATACCTATTTATATTGTGCCAATGAGACGATAACGACCTTAGATATTGGCAATATGTCAGATTACAATGCAGGTGTCACGTTTCAATGGTTTACAAATGCTGGATTGAGTAGTCAGATTTTTAGTTCACAAAGCATCGATGGATCACAAATTTTGGCCAACAATCACCCATCATTTCCAACAGTTTCTTCGGCCACAGATATTGATCTTAAATACTATGCGATTGCAATCGAAGGAGGATGTAAGAGTAGTCAGTTTGACAATACCCTAGCAGCCGATGTTACGTTGAGTATCAATCCTCTGCCAAATATTACGATCAACCTCCCAAATATTGAGACAGGGACTAGAAGTGCTGCGGGTGAATATTGTGTGAGCAGAGACGAAGTGATACTGACAGGCTATATTGGTGTGACTCCGGTTAATTCAGGAACATACACAGTTAGTTCTGGAATGACTGCTATCAATGATTATGGTGATGGAACTGGTGGGTTTCTGCCAAGTATAGCACATTACTTGACAGATGACAATGGAATAGTTGGTACAGAAGAAGGTGGAGATCCTACTGTACATACGGTTACTCTTACTTATACAGATGCAAGTAGCAGTTGTTCCAACAGTGTTTCTAAGGAGGTTAAAGTAAACCCATTAGCTCAATTGGCTTTGGTTAGTAATGAAATTGGTTTTACAGACCTTGCATTTCCTGAATTTGTAATTTGTGAGTCTTATGATGATTTTGTGATAGAAGCCACCGCAGATGTAGTAGGTGATGATGGTAAATATTATATCAATGGAGTCAATCTCCCTGTAACTTCAGGTACAATCAACAAAGCTACATTTGATCCATTAAGATGGGGCTCGCAAGAAGTAGGTCAAGACATCAAAACACTTTCAGGTGGCGGTTTCAATGCCGACTATACGGTTAGGTTTGAATACAAGGATCAGCGAGGATGTAGCAATTCGGTTGAAAAGGTGATCACGCTTTATGATCAACCAGAGGTAAATTTTGATGTCGAGGGTGGTTGTGTGGATCCAAATGTAAAGTTTAGTGCATTTGTTGAGACTGGTTCAGGTTATAATGAGTCGGATCTGAGCTACTTGTGGAACTGGAAAAGTGCGAATGGGGGAGATGTCCCACTCTATAATATAGACGGAACCATGGAGGTCAACAATCTAAGAGAACTGACTAAGAAGTTAGAAATCACGGGCTCTAGTTTTGAAGAAATTTTCACAGCAAACCTTTATGCCACTCATACTTTTTCTACATCTAGCCCTCAGAATGAATGTACATCCTTGTTGGTAGATGAAATTACTTCTAAGGAAGTTGAAGTTCTCATTAGTCCTAGTGTTGCTTTTGTTTGGGACTCTGTGACGGTCAATCAAGAAACTAGTTTCTTTGTCAATGAATTGCTTCTAGAGAGTAATAGAATAGCTCGTATCGGGATGAATTTTGATTACCTCACAGATACAGTTTGGTATTCTGTCCCTAGTTCGATATTGGCCGACGAGGATTTTGAACCTATTTATTATACCTACAACAGCGTAGGAAAACATAAAGTGTCCGTCACCTTGTCTACCGAAAACAATTGTAAAAGTAGTTTGCAGCGTGATGTCAATATTCTTCCTTTGATCGAGGTAACACCAGATCAGCCCTATTTCCAAGCTTTTGAGCAAGGAAGCTTTGAGCCAGACAATGATGGTTGGTATATCGAAACACTCAAGGATGATGCAATCAATATCATTGACGAAACAGGTAGTATGGCACTAAGAATGTCGAGCTGGGTTTGGAGTGCCACTGATTTTTCGACCATTATTGCCAGTGATCCAGAAAAACCAACTTCAGGTCTATATGGGTGGTCTACTTTGAACCAAAATGGAAATAATAGGTATCTCGGCGGAGAAGATTCTTGGTTGTACAGTCCAGCGTTTGATTTGTCAGGATTAGAAAAACCAATGGTTTCTTTCAACGTGCTGTACAATTTTGAAGATGCCAAGGACGGAGTTGTGTTTCAGTATTCAATTGATAATGGACAGTCTTGGAAGGCACTCGGAAGCAACGAAGGTGGAGTCAATGGCATCAAGTCTGGCCTAGAATGGTACAATTGGGATAACGTAGGTGCTGATCCAGGTAATCAGCAGGAGACTCAAAATGACAATACACTGACTTCTGTAGGATGGTCTGGAGCTGGTGATCAATTGACTTGGGCATCAGCACGACATAGCTTGAATGTAATCCCAGGAGATAGAAAGCATGTGCAGTTTAGGTTTGCAATTGCATCTACGGCTGAGACTTCTACACCTAAGCCTTTTGGGTTTGCCTTTGATGACTTTGTGATCCAAGAAAGATCAAAGAATGTACTTGTAGAGCAGTTCTATAGCATAGCTGATGGAGCCACAGCAACCAATGCTGCTACCCAATTGCTCGATACTAACATTCAATCCTTGTTGCAAGCTTCTGGTTTGATAGATGATCAACTGACTATTACCTATCATATTAGTATCGATGATGAATTCAAGGATCCCTTCAATGCCTTAAACAAGTCAGATCCAGCCGCTAGGCGCAGCTGGTACAATGTAGACAATGTGAGTTCATTTATAGATGGTGACGAGGGTACCGCTACACCTACAGCATCTAATCCTTTGACGTGGACAGAAATTGATTTGACATTGAGTTCTTTGGAAGACCCTGGTTTCTTGATCGAGGTGATACCAGACCCAAGCGCCACAGAGGGGCAGATCAAAGGTGCCGTCAAGTTTACTATCAACAAACCTGAAGGTTTAGCTGCGGGAGAAGAATTGGTTGCTTATGTAGCCATTATCGAACAGGAGGTTGCTCAGTCAATTGGAGGGATAGATTTTCATAAGAATGTGCTAAGGAAGATGTTGCCAGATGCTTCAGGTAAGTACATTAAGTTGGCCAATGATGTAGCAAATGGAGAATCACTGGCTTTGGGTTCTACGACTGATGCCGATGGAGATGTGACAACACTAAATGTACAGTGGGATATTGCCAACATAGCTGATGATAATCAATTGGCAGCAGTTTTATTCATCCAAAATAGACAAACCAAGGAAATTTATCAGGCCAAAATTTTGCGAGCAGGAGGTGCTTCCAGTGAATCTGCGTTCATTTCTAGTAAGGCAACGGTTGCTAACAATATCTTGGATGTAGAGGATGATGTGAATTCTATTGTGGATTTTAAGATGTATCCTAATCCTTCGGATCAATTGGTAACTATTCAGTTTGATACAGTGATGCCAGAAGGTATCCAATGGGTGATATATGATCAAACAGGCAGAGTATTTGAGAATGGACAGATGTCTGCTGGATTGGATAAGTTTCAATTATCTACACATAACTATCCGTCGGGAGTGTACTATGTTTCCTTAAAGGGAGCTCAATATAAATTTGACTACAAGAAATTGATGATTCATCACTAA